Below is a window of Cryobacterium sp. PAMC25264 DNA.
CCGCGCCGGCGCTGCGGCGGGCATCCGTGCTGAGGATCACCGCGGCCGCGCCGTCGGAGACCGGAGAGCAGTCGGTGCGGCGCAGTTGCCCGGCCACGATCGGGTTCTTCTCCGACACCGTGCGACAGAACTCCTCGCCGAGGTCTCGGCGCAGCTGTGCGTACGGGTTGGCGACGCCGTTGCGGTGGTTCTTCGCGGCGATCGAACCGAGCACGTCGCCGATCGCGCCGTAGCGCTGGGCATAGGCATCGGCCACGACGGCGAACAGGCCGGCAAACCCGGTGCTCGATGGGGTGCCGGCCAGGTCGTAGTCGGCGCCGAGTAGCGCCGCGCCCACCTGGTCGGCGCTGGCGTGGGTCATCTTCTCCGCGCCGATCACCAGCACGGTCTTCGCTGTGCCGGCCAGCAGCGATTTCACGCCCTGTTGGATCGCGGCGGACCCTGACGCGCAGGCGTTCTCCACCCGGGTGGCCGGCACGTTCGCCAGCACCGGGTCGGCCTGCAGCACGAGCGACGACGGGAACGCCAGCGGCACCAGGGCCGAGTTGAACTGGCCCAGGAAGACCTCGTCGATCTCGGCGGCATCGATGCCTGCACCCGCGATGGCCTCCCGGGTGACCTGCACGATGAGGGACTCGAGAGTGTCGTCGGTGAGCTTGCCGAACCGGCTGTGTCCCCAGCCGGTGAGCAAGACGTTGAGGCCGTTGCGGGTGGCGAGGCTCATGCGACCACCTCAGCCCGAGCATCCGTGAACTCGGCGTCGGTGCAGTCACGCAGCCG
It encodes the following:
- a CDS encoding acetyl-CoA acetyltransferase, which translates into the protein MSLATRNGLNVLLTGWGHSRFGKLTDDTLESLIVQVTREAIAGAGIDAAEIDEVFLGQFNSALVPLAFPSSLVLQADPVLANVPATRVENACASGSAAIQQGVKSLLAGTAKTVLVIGAEKMTHASADQVGAALLGADYDLAGTPSSTGFAGLFAVVADAYAQRYGAIGDVLGSIAAKNHRNGVANPYAQLRRDLGEEFCRTVSEKNPIVAGQLRRTDCSPVSDGAAAVILSTDARRSAGAATDPVRLTGFGQANDFLPASRRDPTAFAATRVSFERALGMAGVGLADVDFAELHDCFTIAELVLYEAMGLTTAGQGRRAIEEGWVQPGGRLPVNLSGGLKAKGHPVGATGVSQHVVSAMQLTGTAGEMQLPGARRALVQNMGGVGVANYVSVLEAL